CGTGCTCGAGGCCCGCGATCATCGTGCTGATGCCGGGCTGCGACATGCCGAGCAGCTCGGCCGCCCTTGTCATGGTGCCGTGGAGCATCAGGGCACGGAAGCATTCGAGCTGTCTGAGGCGCATGGGGCAACTATACGAATCTGCTATAATGGACACAATTAATATTATTAGAATTACATGACGGGCGATGCTCCAATGGCGTAACGAGCCATTGAGGAGACATCACGTGACCGCAGCAACCATCGATCTAACCCGCGCCCGTCTGATCCCCGCCCGCAATGGCGTGGCGGCTCGCCTCGATGCGGGCGAGACCGTCACGATCGTCAACACCCATGGCAAGCAGGTGGTCGATACCTGGGCCTTCAATGCCCGCGACACCGGCGAGTTCATGTCGATGGAGCACAGCCGTGCATCGATGCTGCGGCTCGTTCCGCGCGTCGGCGACACGCTGACCACCAACCGGCGCCGCGCCATCCTCACCTTGGTCGTCGACACCACGCCGGGAATCCACGACACCTTGATCGCGGCCTGCGACATCCATCGCTATCGCCAGCTCGGTGCCGTCGGCCATCACGACAACTGCACGCAGAATCTGGCGCACGCACTCGAGACCGTCGGCCTGTCGGCGACGGTGACGCCGGCGCCGCTCAATCTGTTCATGAATGTGCCGGTCACCGACAGCGGACAACTGGACTTCAGATCGCCGGTCAGCGAGGCCGGGCAGTATGTGGCGCTGCGTGCCGAGATGGACCTGGTCATCGTGTTCTCGGCCTGTCCGCAGGACATGGTGCCGGTCAACGACATGCGCCCGACCGACGCTCATTTTTTCATCGCCTGACACTGTCAGCGCGGAGAACCGATGATGCGCAAGCTGCCGCCGCTCAATGCCGTCCGCGCGTTCGAAGCCGCGGCGCGCCACGAGAGCTTCACTGCCGCCGCCAATGAGCTCTGTGTCACGGTGACCGCGATCAGCCACCAGGTCCGGCAACTCGAAGCAATCCTCGGACACAGACTGTTCGAACGCTCCGGCCGCGCGGTCGTGCTGACCGCGGAGGGCCATGCGCTGTTTCCGATGCTGCGCGACGGTTTCGACCGCATGGCCAGCGCCTTCGCGGCAATCAGGCCGCCGGCCGATGGCGATGCGGTCACCGTATCGACCACGCGCGCCTTCGCCGAGCGCTGGCTGATGCCGCGGCTGGCGCGCTTCAACGCGGCGTTCCCGTCGGTCGTGGTCCACATCGATGCGACCGAGGAGGTGCGGGCGCCGGGCACCGACGGCGTCGATCTGGCGATCCGCTACGGACGCACTGAGCGCGCCGGCGAGACATCGGTGCTGTTCGGCGATCGCTACATTGCGGTTGCGGCGAGCGCGATCTGTCCGCCCGGCGCGCGTCCCGCCATCGACGACATCCGCTCGCGCTCGCTGCTGGCGTTCCGCTGGAAGAACGCCGCGCTGGATTCGCCCGCATGGTCGGCCTGGCTCGCGGGGACCGATCATGATCCCGGCCGGGACTTCCGCATCTCCTGGTACAGCGAGGAGCCTCTGGCGCTGCATGCCGCCGAGCGCGGGCTCGGACCGCTATTGTGCAGCGATGCGCTGGTGGACGAGCAATTGCGTCAGGGCACGCTGCGCCGGCTCGACGGTCCCGCGCTTGCGGGCTTTGCCTATCGTCTCGTCGATGCGCCGGGCGCTGGCCGGCGCAAATCGGTGACGGCGTTCATCGACTGGCTGCGCGCCGAAGCCGCCGCATTTCGGGCGGCTCCCGGACAGGTCATGATACGGGCTGCGTGAAGTAGGGCAGGGTCTCGATACGGACCCGGTAGGTGCCTGCCTTGACCAGGCCATCGAGATGCGCGGCGATGTCCTCCAGCGATGCGAACCAGACCTTGCGCTCGGCGACGATCCGTTCGAGCCAGCGCTCCACGACGCGCCAGCGGGCAAGCCGGCCGGTCAGGAACGGGTGCCAGATCCCCATCCAGAATCCGCCGGCCTCATAGGCCGCCTCGAACTCCTCGAACGAGGCGGCAAGGCCCTCGCTCGGCGATTTGACCGGCATCATGTAGCCGATCTCCGCGTAATGGGCGAAAGGCGGCCAATCGTCCGATCCCCAGTGCGGCGGCATCTCGTAGAGCGACCCGCGCGCGGTGCGCATCTGGTACGGGATGTCGTCGGCCATCAGCGACGAATCGTAGACAAAGCCGTGCTCGATCAGGAGATCGATCGTGGTCTGGTTGGCGTTGTAGACCGGCGCGCGGTAGCCGCGCGGCTTGCGCCCGGTCATCGCGACATGGATGCCGAGCGCGCGTTCGAAGGCCTCGCGCTGCTGTCCCGATGAAATCTCCGTCGGATCCTCGTGGATATAGCCGTGATGGCCGATCTCGTGGCCACCCCTGAGGATCGCCTCCACCGCATCCGGATAGCGCTCCATGGTCCAGGCCGGCATGAAGAACGATTGCTTGAGGCCAAGGCGCCGATAGGTCTCCAGGATGCGCGGCACGCCGACGGTCGGACCATAACGTCCCATCGTGATCGGATAGAGCCGGTCGAGCGAATCCTTCGGCCGGGCAATGTGGATCAGACTGTCGGCATCGACGTCGAACGTGATCGCACAGGCGCAACGCGCGCCGTTCGGCCAGGGGATGGGATTCTTTATCATCGGATCATCCTCGTGCAGCCGGCGGACAGCGGCGCATCATTCGGCCGCGACATTAACAGGCCCGTCGATTCCAAGACACTGCCGGACCAGCACCGGGATTGCCGCAAAGGCATCGGCGACCGACCTCCGGTAGCGCTCGTCGTTGAATTCCTGGTAGTCGACCGCGATCAGATGGCTCTCCTGCACCCCGAGATAGTGGGCGCAGGTGAAGATGTGCGTCTCCAGATGGTTCATGGTTTCCCGCACCCCGCCGGGGCCGAAGCCGAATTCGCCGCGCGAGCTCAGCACCACCAGCGTCTTGCCGCGCAGGACCGGCTCGAGCGGAAAGTCGCCGCGCGCGAGATCGAAGCTGAAGGTCTTGTCGATGCGGATCACCTTGTCGAACCATGACTTCAGTGCGGCCGGCATGCCGTAATTGTGCATCGGCGCCCCGATCACGATCACATTGGCGCGTTCGAGCTCGTCGATCAGCTCGTCGGAGAGACGGAGCTCGTCGCGCTGCTCCGCCGTGCGCTCGCCGGGCGCGGTGAAGGCGGCGGCCACCCACGCCTCCGTGATGAGGGGCGGCGGGTCGCGGCCGACGTCGCGCGAGATGACCGTGGCGCCGGGCTCGTGCGTCAGCCAGTGCTCGACAAACGAGCTGGAGAGTTTTCGGCTGACCGAACGGTCGCCGCGCGGGCTGGCATCGATATGCAGAAGTGTCGTCATCCTTGGCCTCGGCTGATTGGAGAGCAGTGCGTCGCTCCACAATGATCGAATGCCCCGGGCAGCGTGATTGACGAATCCGGCAGCCGGGTTGAGAAAATCTCAACAGTGAAGCGGCGCGCCATGGTGCCGCGATGTGCGCGCGTGATCGCGGCCGATTTGCCGACATTCGGGTAGACAAACTTCACTCTCGATGCCGTCTCAACCCGGCTTGAGGATTTCTCATTACCGCCTCAACGCTGCCTGCTGCTCAGATACCCCATCCCGGCCCAAACCAATGCGCCGGACAACGGGGGAAACATGTTGCTCAAGCAGACACAGCTTCCGGCGCAGGATGAGGCCGGCTTCGATGCCCACGGAATCGAGCCGGTGCCGGCGGCGCACCGCACTTCGTCATCGTTCGATCAGTTCTGGATCTGGACCGGCGCGAACATCGCGCCGATCAACTGGGTGCTGGGCGCGCTCGGCATCCAGCTCGGCCTCAGCCTGCTGCAAACGCTTGCGGTCATCGTTGTCGGCAATCTGTTCGGCGCGGCGCTGTTCGCCGCCTTCTGCCTGATGGGGCATCGCACCGGCGTGCCGCAGATGGTGCTCGGCCGGTTGGCGTTTGGCCGCCGCGGCGCCTATCTGCCGGCACTGGCGCAGGTGCTGATGCCGATGGGGTGGGTCGCGATCAACACTTGGATCGTGCTCGACCTCTGCATGGCGGCGCTCGCCCAGATGGGCGTCGGCGGCGGTGCCGAGTTCAAATACACGATCGCGGTGCTGGTGATGCTGATCCAGGTCGGCATCGCGGCCTGGGGCTTCAACGCCATCAAGGTGTTCGAGCGCTACACGATGCCCTTCATCCTGCTGATCATGGCGGTCATGACTGCGCTCGCTTTCCTGCGTGTCGATATCAAGTGGCAGTCGGCCACCGTCACCGGCATGCCGGCCT
This Bradyrhizobium sp. CCBAU 53421 DNA region includes the following protein-coding sequences:
- a CDS encoding LysR substrate-binding domain-containing protein, producing the protein MMRKLPPLNAVRAFEAAARHESFTAAANELCVTVTAISHQVRQLEAILGHRLFERSGRAVVLTAEGHALFPMLRDGFDRMASAFAAIRPPADGDAVTVSTTRAFAERWLMPRLARFNAAFPSVVVHIDATEEVRAPGTDGVDLAIRYGRTERAGETSVLFGDRYIAVAASAICPPGARPAIDDIRSRSLLAFRWKNAALDSPAWSAWLAGTDHDPGRDFRISWYSEEPLALHAAERGLGPLLCSDALVDEQLRQGTLRRLDGPALAGFAYRLVDAPGAGRRKSVTAFIDWLRAEAAAFRAAPGQVMIRAA
- a CDS encoding DUF1989 domain-containing protein, with product MTAATIDLTRARLIPARNGVAARLDAGETVTIVNTHGKQVVDTWAFNARDTGEFMSMEHSRASMLRLVPRVGDTLTTNRRRAILTLVVDTTPGIHDTLIAACDIHRYRQLGAVGHHDNCTQNLAHALETVGLSATVTPAPLNLFMNVPVTDSGQLDFRSPVSEAGQYVALRAEMDLVIVFSACPQDMVPVNDMRPTDAHFFIA
- a CDS encoding FMN-dependent NADH-azoreductase; its protein translation is MTTLLHIDASPRGDRSVSRKLSSSFVEHWLTHEPGATVISRDVGRDPPPLITEAWVAAAFTAPGERTAEQRDELRLSDELIDELERANVIVIGAPMHNYGMPAALKSWFDKVIRIDKTFSFDLARGDFPLEPVLRGKTLVVLSSRGEFGFGPGGVRETMNHLETHIFTCAHYLGVQESHLIAVDYQEFNDERYRRSVADAFAAIPVLVRQCLGIDGPVNVAAE
- a CDS encoding polysaccharide deacetylase, producing MIKNPIPWPNGARCACAITFDVDADSLIHIARPKDSLDRLYPITMGRYGPTVGVPRILETYRRLGLKQSFFMPAWTMERYPDAVEAILRGGHEIGHHGYIHEDPTEISSGQQREAFERALGIHVAMTGRKPRGYRAPVYNANQTTIDLLIEHGFVYDSSLMADDIPYQMRTARGSLYEMPPHWGSDDWPPFAHYAEIGYMMPVKSPSEGLAASFEEFEAAYEAGGFWMGIWHPFLTGRLARWRVVERWLERIVAERKVWFASLEDIAAHLDGLVKAGTYRVRIETLPYFTQPVS